GTGGGGACTGCTGGTCGGCGAACTCACCGGGCGAAGGGACGTCGTCTTCGGCGCCACCGTCTCGGTGCGCCCGCCCGAGCTGCCCGGCGTCGAGGACATGGTCGGGCTCCAGCTCAACACCGTCCCGGTGCGGATGCGACCGCAGCCCACTGACACCCTGGCCACCCTGCTCACCCGCATGCAGACGAACCAGACCGACCTCGCCGGCCACTTCCACCTGGGCCCGGCGGTCATCCAGCGCCTTGCGGGCGTGGGCCCGCTGTACGACACCTCGATGGTGTTCGAGAACTATCCGCGGACCGAGGCCCAGCCGCCGGCGGACGAGACCGGAGGACTGCGCGTCGCCGGCGTCTCCGGCTGCGACGCGTACCACTATCCGCTCAAGCTGATGGCCGCTCCCGGCGACCGGCTCTTCCTGGAAGTCAGCCATCGCAGTGAGCTGGTTTCCGACGAGCAGGCGGCGAGTGTCTGGCAGCGGCTCCAGACGCTGCTCGAGGCGTTCTCCGCCGATCCGCACCGAAGGGTCGCGGAGCTGTTCGTCGGCGATCCGTGGGAGCAGACGCGGATCTCGGCGGCGGCCGGACTCCCGTCGCGCTGCGCCTCGTCCGGCAACGCTTCCGCGGAATTGGCGACCGTCAGGGCTCTCGCCGCCGCAGTGCTGGAACTGGAGGGGCCGGAACTGGAGGGGCTGGACGCCGATGCCGACTTCTTCGAGGCCGGCGGCGACTCGCTGCGGGCCCTGCGACTGGTCGGGCGGATCAACGCGCTCCTCGGTACGGCACTCGAGGTGAGCGCGGTCTTCCGATGCCGCACGGCGGCCGCGATCGCGGCCGAGCTGGCGAAGACCGAGGCGGTCCGCGGGTAACCGGTGTTCCCGCGCGAGCGGGAACCGTCTGCAAGCAACGCGACGCCTGGCCCGATCGGGCCAGGCGTCGCGCGTCGTACGGGGTCAGGCCACTGACGCGGCGGTCATCGCCGCGACGAGGCTCTTGGGTCGCATGTCCGTCCACTCCTGGTTGACGTGGGCGAGGCAGGCCTCCCGGCCGTCCGGGCCGTGGGCGACGGCCCACCCCGCAGGGACCTCGGCGAAGCCGGGCCACAGCGAGAACTGGCCTTCGTCGTTGACGAGCGCGAGATAGGGCTGCTCCTTGTCCTCAAACGGATTAGCCACGATGAGACTCTCCTTCTCCTGGTGATTGATTCCTTCGTTCGGTCCGGTCCTTGGTGTCCCTCTATGCGTTACTCCATTCCGCCTCGAACTCCGCCAGTTCGTCGGCGTCGAGTGACACCAGCGGCTCTCGTACGGGCGCGGCGACCGGGTTCTCGGCCGGCGTTTCGGCCCGGGCTTCAGCAAGCTTTTGGGTGATGCCGGTGACGGTCTTGCCGACGAACACGTCGCGCGGCGACAGAGACAGCCCGGCCTTGCGGGCCCGCGTCACGACCTGGATGGAGGCGATCGAGTCTCCGCCGAGTTCGAAGAAGCTGTCGTCGATCCCGATCCGCCCTGTCTCAAGCCCGAGGACCTCGGCGAACAGGTCACACAGCACCCTCTCCAGGGCGGTGCTCGGCATCCGGCCGCCCTCGGAGCCGGCGAACTCCGGCTCCGGCAGCGCCCGGCGATCCAGCTTCCCGGTCACCGTGACCGGCAGCTCTCCGAGTTCCACGAACGCCGAGGGCACCATGTAATCCGGCAGACTGGCGGCCACGTGGTTACGCAG
This genomic window from Actinospica robiniae DSM 44927 contains:
- a CDS encoding MbtH family protein is translated as MANPFEDKEQPYLALVNDEGQFSLWPGFAEVPAGWAVAHGPDGREACLAHVNQEWTDMRPKSLVAAMTAASVA